One Pochonia chlamydosporia 170 chromosome 5, whole genome shotgun sequence DNA segment encodes these proteins:
- a CDS encoding MFS phosphate transporter (similar to Coccidioides immitis RS XP_001240963.1) — protein sequence MAGPESTDSDTVHQHQHQHHHHHHHHQSIPGEIPIPHGPPGDHDSDDFPIQHATADEQRIFSHVTRPDDSYTPDGVYWADLPWMQRVKFVSKVDREAASKELSTIGSMMKSDPLSPVSWYFRHAVIPGAGLGLEGYVLFSIGNLEPLFKKVWPECWDKHEVCSKNWIASVTYLEIIGIMVGQVFVGVIGDWVGRRWGLIQDAIIMFVGLLMLTASWGLTLQGWVICYAWSLFFYSLGVGGEYPITATSSLENAVTAGKMSTKEDRLHRGRRVTMAFLMQGWGQFVNQVLLIVLLVIFNKGSGAPPYTTSAAQYAFRLSFAFPAIGTLWLVYYRTWKMPNASKQLSQAKNRTNVTGYDVTALRYCFTHFGGRLFATAGTWFCNDVFFYGNKLFQGQFIKVISDNPNSLMTNWTWNLVNITVSLAGYYAASLLIDNKLYGRKLMQQVGFFMCFLMFVIPAFRYKYYSSPEGIHSFQAMYFLSSFFNQFGPNSVTFLIAGEVFPTPIRATAHGFSACMGKAGALLASVLYNYIDDQTKFYVVPWFGLAGMFLTWLYLPDTTGLDLKEQERRWRYIRDGKAHEYHGIAVHPQHLSLWERMCGLHKTYDPEADWKAKIADMRAEWETVQASRGPKETEGDHDHHGMPEDGEFSPEIHAYFKRSSPNNMTSGSQGVLSEKISDETK from the exons ATGGCTGGCCCCGAATCAACCGACTCTGACACGgtgcatcaacaccaacaccaacaccaccatcaccatcaccaccaccagtcGATTCCCGGCGAGATTCCCATTCCTCATGGACCTCCCGGCGACCATGACAGTGATGATTTCCCCATTCAGCACGCTACCGCCGATGAGCAGCGCATTTTCAGCCATGTAACTCGCCCCGATGATTCGTATACACCTGATGGCGTCTACTGGGCTGATCTACCCTGGATGCAGCGTGTCAAGTTTGTCAGTAAAGTTGACCGCGAAGCTGCTTCCAAGGAGCTGAGCACCATTGGCTCCATGATGAAGTCAGATCCCTTGTCTCCTGTTTCGTGGTATTTCCGACATGCCGTCATTCCTGGTGCtggtcttggccttgaaGGTTATGTCTTGTTCTCAATCGGCAACTTGGAACCTCTCTTCAAGAAGGTCTGGCCAGAGTGCTGGGACAAGCACGAAGTCTGCAGTAAGAACTGGATTGCTAGTGTTACATACCTTGAGATTATTGGTATCATGGTTGGCCAAGTTTTCGTCGGT GTCATTGGTGATTGGGTTGGTCGTCGCTGGGGTCTGATCCAGgatgccatcatcatgtttgTTGGTCTCCTCATGCTCACTGCTTCTTGGGGCTTGACCCTTCAAGGCTGGGTCATTTGCTACGCCTGGTCTCTCTTCTTCTACTCCCtcggtgttggtggcgagtATCCAATCACTGCCACCTCTTCACTTGAAAATGCCGTCACCGCTGGCAAGATGTCCACTAAGGAGGATCGTCTCCATCGTGGCCGCCGTGTCACTATGGCCTTCTTGATGCAGGGCTGGGGTCAGTTTGTGAACCAGGTTCTCCTCATTGTTTTGTtggtcatcttcaacaagggAAGCGGCGCTCCTCCTTATACCACCTCGGCTGCCCAGTATGCGTTCCGTCTTTCCTTCGCATTCCCTGCTATTGGCACTCTTTGGCTTGTGTACTACAGAACTTGGAAGATGCCCAATGCTTCCAAGCAGCTCTCTCAAGCTAAGAACCGAACCAACGTCACCGGCTACGATGTCACTGCTCTGCGCTACTGCTTCACACACTTTGGTGGACGTCTGTTCGCCACTGCCGGCACTTGGTTCTGCAATGACGTTTTCTTCTACGGTAACAAGCTTTTCCAGGGTCAGTTCATCAAAGTCATTTCCGATAACCCCAACTCTCTCATGACCAACTGGACCTGGAACTTGGTCAACATCACCGTCTCGCTCGCTGGTTATTATGCCGCCTCTCtgctcattgacaacaaGCTTTATGGCCGCAAGCTCATGCAGCAAGTTGGCTTTTTCATGTGCTTCCTCATGTTCGTCATCCCTGCCTTCCGCTACAAGTACTACTCTAGTCCTGAAGGAATTCACTCCTTCCAGGCCATGTACTTCCTGTCTTCGTTCTTCAACCAGTTTGGCCCCAATTCCGTCACGTTCCTCATTGCTGGCGAAGTTTTCCCTACTCCGATCCGTGCTACCGCCCATGGTTTCTCCGCATGCATGGGCAAGGCCGGCgctttgcttgcttctgttcTGTACAACTACATTgacgaccagaccaagttCTACGTTGTCCCTTGGTTCGGCCTTGCAGGCATGTTCCTCACCTGGCTTTACCTGCCGGACACCACTGGTCTGGATCTTAAGGAACAGGAGCGCCGCTGGAGATACATTCGCGATGGCAAAGCACACGAGTACCACGGTATTGCCGTCCACCCTCAACATCTGAGTCTGTGGGAACGCATGTGCGGCCTTCACAAGACTTACGACCCAGAGGCCGACTGGAAGGCTAAGATTGCTGATATGCGCGCCGAGTGGGAGACGGTTCAGGCTTCCCGCGGTCCTAAGGAAACCGAGGGAGACCATGACCATCACGGCATGCCCGAAGATGGCGAGTTCTCTCCAGAGATTCACGCCTACTTCAAGCGCTCAAGCCCCAATAACATGACTAGCGGCTCGCAAGGCGTCCTTAGCGAAAAGATAAGTGACGAAACAAAATAA